The proteins below come from a single Terriglobales bacterium genomic window:
- a CDS encoding DUF255 domain-containing protein → MLRRAFKTLVTLTLALLVGSSLGLSQATAKKVSAKAPDKLQWVSWSDDVFKQAKAEDRFVLLDLEAVWCHWCHVMDENTYKDPDVIRLLRSRYITVKVDQDSRPDLSNRYEDYGWPATVVFNGNGQEIVKRQGYLAPDEMAGLLQAIIDDPTPGPSVKAEPKINFAENPLLTGPAREAIKRDYNVQYDTKQGGWGFNDKFLDADSAEYALLLARAGDKDAEQKVKATLSLQQKHLIDPIWGGVYQYSAEQDWVHPHFEKIALIQANDLRIYGLAYAQYRDPQYLQAAKDIHRYLTGFMMSPEGAFYVSQDADLIEGHHSADYFSLNDAARRKQGIPRIDKHLYARENGWIIAALTALYGATSDKTYLDEATRAANWVIANRSVPDGGFSHDAKDINGPFLGDSLAMARAFESLYTVTADRQWLNRTQETMDFISKNFTSTEVPGYVTSRVGTDSAYKPHPQRDENILMVRTANLLNHYTGDSEYTKMATQAMRYIGTPEIARTFPAASALLADYEFTHPPLHLAVVGHKDDPTAEALFLATLRMPSGYKRIEWWDQREGPLPHAEVEYPPLDKSAAFVCSERSCSKPIFAAAEIKSKAEELLAKNVEPPVDDKK, encoded by the coding sequence ATGCTTCGTCGTGCCTTCAAAACTCTTGTGACTCTCACGCTGGCTCTCCTTGTTGGCAGTTCTCTCGGACTATCACAAGCAACAGCCAAGAAGGTAAGCGCGAAAGCGCCTGACAAACTGCAATGGGTGTCGTGGTCAGATGACGTGTTCAAACAGGCGAAGGCCGAGGACCGTTTTGTGCTGCTTGATCTAGAGGCAGTGTGGTGCCACTGGTGCCACGTGATGGACGAGAACACGTACAAGGATCCGGACGTCATTCGACTCTTACGCTCGCGCTACATCACCGTGAAGGTCGATCAAGATTCGCGTCCCGATCTTTCCAATCGCTATGAGGATTACGGTTGGCCGGCAACCGTCGTATTCAACGGGAATGGACAGGAGATCGTTAAGCGTCAGGGCTATCTTGCTCCTGACGAGATGGCTGGTTTGTTGCAGGCGATCATCGACGATCCCACACCTGGGCCTTCAGTGAAGGCTGAGCCGAAGATCAATTTCGCGGAGAACCCGCTGCTCACAGGTCCTGCTCGCGAGGCGATCAAACGCGACTATAACGTGCAGTACGACACCAAGCAAGGTGGCTGGGGGTTCAACGACAAGTTTCTCGATGCCGACTCCGCGGAGTACGCTCTGCTACTTGCTCGCGCAGGCGACAAAGATGCGGAGCAAAAAGTAAAGGCGACACTGAGTCTCCAGCAAAAGCACCTCATCGATCCAATCTGGGGCGGCGTTTATCAATACTCCGCTGAACAGGATTGGGTACATCCTCATTTCGAGAAGATTGCGTTGATCCAGGCAAATGATCTGCGGATCTACGGGCTCGCATACGCGCAATATCGCGATCCTCAATACTTGCAAGCGGCCAAGGACATACACCGATATCTCACCGGCTTCATGATGAGTCCCGAAGGCGCGTTCTACGTAAGTCAGGACGCAGATCTGATTGAAGGCCACCACAGCGCGGACTATTTCTCTCTCAACGACGCGGCTAGGCGAAAACAAGGGATTCCGCGGATCGACAAACATCTATATGCGCGCGAGAACGGTTGGATCATCGCTGCGCTTACGGCCCTCTACGGCGCTACCAGCGACAAAACGTATCTGGACGAAGCTACGCGTGCTGCGAATTGGGTCATCGCAAATCGATCTGTGCCCGACGGCGGGTTTTCGCACGATGCAAAAGATATTAACGGACCATTCCTGGGCGACAGCCTTGCGATGGCGCGGGCTTTCGAAAGCCTCTACACCGTCACGGCCGACCGGCAGTGGCTGAATCGCACTCAGGAGACGATGGACTTTATCTCTAAGAATTTCACCTCGACAGAAGTTCCCGGGTATGTGACGTCAAGAGTGGGGACAGACTCGGCTTATAAACCGCATCCGCAGCGTGATGAAAACATCCTGATGGTGCGGACCGCTAATCTTCTAAATCACTACACCGGCGATTCTGAGTACACGAAAATGGCGACCCAGGCGATGCGCTACATTGGCACGCCGGAAATCGCTCGCACATTTCCAGCCGCAAGTGCTTTATTGGCCGACTACGAGTTCACGCATCCGCCACTTCATCTTGCGGTTGTGGGACACAAAGATGACCCCACGGCGGAGGCTCTCTTCCTGGCTACACTTCGGATGCCCTCTGGATACAAACGTATTGAATGGTGGGATCAGCGTGAAGGTCCGTTGCCGCATGCTGAAGTCGAGTATCCTCCGCTCGACAAATCTGCGGCATTTGTTTGTTCGGAACGCAGCTGCTCGAAGCCAATCTTTGCCGCCGCCGAGATCAAATCGAAGGCAGAGGAGTTGCTTGCGAAGAACGTAGAGCCTCCAGTCGACGATAAAAAGTAA
- a CDS encoding cytochrome c, with protein sequence MTKRSLLTLTAFATLALNACKVSQPGSVESGVMKEVKKNITIGGKDDQNPAPDNQAAVDEGKGHFGHHCQICHGLDGQSTGVPFANQMSPPVADLKSPDIQAYTDGQLHWILVNGINPSGMPAWKGILEDDEMWKIVRYIRHLPEKGSLGVPAVFKEEEEEHKEMESGDKPHHHPASTKPESKH encoded by the coding sequence TTGACTAAGCGATCGCTTCTCACGTTAACTGCCTTCGCAACGTTGGCGCTCAACGCCTGCAAAGTCTCACAGCCGGGCTCTGTTGAGTCGGGGGTAATGAAAGAAGTGAAGAAGAACATCACTATCGGCGGCAAGGACGATCAGAATCCAGCACCGGACAATCAAGCAGCCGTCGATGAAGGCAAGGGGCACTTTGGGCATCACTGCCAGATCTGCCACGGCCTGGATGGGCAGAGTACCGGAGTCCCCTTCGCTAACCAGATGTCACCTCCAGTTGCAGATCTGAAATCGCCAGACATCCAGGCCTATACCGACGGCCAGTTGCACTGGATTTTGGTCAACGGCATAAATCCGTCTGGGATGCCCGCGTGGAAAGGGATTCTGGAAGACGACGAGATGTGGAAGATCGTCCGATACATACGTCATTTACCTGAAAAGGGGAGTCTGGGTGTTCCGGCTGTCTTCAAGGAAGAGGAAGAAGAGCACAAAGAGATGGAGTCCGGGGACAAGCCCCATCATCATCCCGCATCCACCAAGCCGGAGAGTAAGCACTGA
- a CDS encoding DNA-binding domain-containing protein — protein sequence MNLLELQRKFNEALTTPLNSEEGIRDRTSGGESMQAVVEGIVKPNDRLSSVERLEIYSRSYWFRILSSLNEDFVGLRAVVGDRKFDALAEAYLAERPSRSFTLRNLGSRLESWLRANPEYTSPHEQLALDMVRLEWADIECFDAPEEPPLKLTEIQGLGEDPALRLQPHIQLLDLNFPIDNLLLQIREENDEESDEASNTFSERRNRSRLKSVRKSKPKPTFVVVHRTDYLVYFKRVTPEAFLLLSALRNGKTLSEAIDFAFNPSTLPESKITELVQGWFADWAEWGWFSGKKAALNK from the coding sequence ATGAATTTGCTCGAACTACAACGCAAATTCAACGAGGCTCTGACTACGCCGCTGAATTCCGAAGAGGGAATCCGCGACCGCACGTCTGGTGGCGAGTCTATGCAGGCGGTCGTGGAAGGAATCGTTAAGCCGAACGACCGGTTGAGTTCGGTGGAACGACTCGAAATTTACAGCCGATCCTATTGGTTCCGCATTCTTTCGAGCTTGAACGAAGACTTCGTTGGACTGCGGGCCGTTGTCGGCGATCGCAAATTCGATGCTCTCGCCGAAGCTTATCTCGCGGAAAGGCCCTCGCGCTCATTTACTCTCCGCAATCTGGGATCGCGACTGGAGAGCTGGCTGCGCGCAAATCCGGAGTACACAAGTCCACATGAGCAGTTGGCGCTCGACATGGTGCGGCTGGAATGGGCAGACATTGAATGCTTTGACGCGCCGGAAGAGCCGCCCTTGAAGCTCACCGAGATTCAGGGCTTGGGCGAAGATCCCGCGCTGCGTTTGCAGCCGCACATTCAGTTGCTCGATCTGAATTTCCCGATAGACAATCTGCTGCTCCAGATCCGCGAGGAAAATGACGAGGAGTCAGACGAAGCAAGCAATACTTTTTCCGAACGGCGCAATCGTTCACGCCTCAAAAGCGTGCGCAAATCGAAGCCGAAGCCTACGTTCGTTGTCGTGCATCGCACCGATTACCTCGTCTACTTCAAGCGTGTGACACCAGAGGCGTTCCTACTGTTGAGCGCGCTCCGAAACGGGAAGACACTTTCCGAGGCAATTGATTTTGCATTTAATCCATCCACGCTGCCTGAATCCAAGATCACGGAGCTCGTGCAAGGCTGGTTCGCCGACTGGGCCGAGTGGGGCTGGTTCTCGGGGAAGAAGGCAGCTCTCAACAAATGA
- a CDS encoding DUF692 domain-containing protein encodes MPANRFNGFKNLGVGIGLRVPHYNHILEKKPVVGWFEIISENYMIDGGRPLHILDQILDQYQVIQHGVSMYFGSAEPLNREHLKKLKALVRRTKTPWLSDHLCWGSVDGTYSHDLLPMPYTFEAARVTAEKIKEARDFLEVPIAVENVSSYAEFHVSEMTEWEFLNEVVEKADCGILLDVNNIYVSSQNHNFDPFTYLESVPIERVAQIHIAGHSKYEKYILDTHDHPVIDPVWKLYARAIELAGPTPTLLEWDDHIPSFDEVHAEALKANGFVPSNVPEMAVAK; translated from the coding sequence ATGCCGGCCAATCGCTTTAACGGATTCAAGAATCTCGGAGTGGGAATTGGCCTTCGCGTTCCTCACTACAATCACATTCTCGAGAAAAAGCCGGTCGTCGGCTGGTTCGAAATCATCTCCGAAAATTACATGATCGACGGCGGGCGTCCGCTGCACATCCTCGATCAAATTCTCGATCAATATCAGGTGATTCAGCATGGGGTTTCGATGTATTTCGGTTCGGCTGAACCGCTGAATCGTGAGCATCTGAAAAAATTGAAGGCGCTGGTGCGACGCACCAAGACGCCATGGCTCTCCGATCATCTGTGCTGGGGCAGCGTGGATGGAACTTATAGCCACGACCTTCTGCCAATGCCCTACACCTTCGAAGCGGCGCGTGTGACCGCGGAGAAAATCAAAGAGGCGCGCGACTTCCTCGAGGTTCCCATAGCCGTAGAAAACGTGAGTAGCTACGCGGAGTTTCACGTCTCGGAGATGACGGAGTGGGAATTTTTGAATGAAGTTGTGGAGAAAGCAGACTGTGGAATCCTGCTCGATGTGAACAACATTTACGTCTCGTCGCAGAACCACAATTTTGATCCATTCACATATCTCGAAAGTGTGCCTATCGAGCGCGTGGCCCAGATCCACATCGCTGGGCATTCAAAATATGAGAAGTACATTCTGGATACCCACGACCATCCTGTAATCGATCCAGTGTGGAAGCTATATGCTCGCGCGATCGAACTCGCCGGTCCGACGCCGACTCTGCTCGAGTGGGACGATCACATTCCGTCGTTCGACGAGGTCCACGCCGAAGCATTGAAAGCTAACGGCTTCGTGCCTTCCAACGTTCCGGAAATGGCGGTGGCGAAATGA
- a CDS encoding cupin domain-containing protein, whose product MVAVNEENLREGLRSEGFRRIYVWQDGPNAYYEAHTHATETAHVILDGELTLIMDGAMRSYKAGERCDVPAGAEHCARMGPKGCKYLIGER is encoded by the coding sequence ATGGTCGCTGTGAATGAAGAGAATTTACGTGAAGGTCTTCGTTCAGAAGGGTTTCGGCGGATTTACGTCTGGCAGGACGGGCCCAACGCCTATTACGAAGCGCACACCCACGCGACTGAAACAGCGCACGTTATTCTCGATGGCGAGTTGACGCTCATCATGGACGGCGCCATGCGGAGCTACAAGGCAGGCGAGCGCTGTGACGTTCCTGCCGGAGCCGAGCATTGCGCCCGCATGGGCCCGAAGGGTTGCAAGTATCTGATCGGCGAGCGGTGA